A portion of the Stella humosa genome contains these proteins:
- a CDS encoding NAD(P)/FAD-dependent oxidoreductase, whose translation MQVDVVIIGGGIAGASAAAFLSEHGRVALLEREAHFGYHSSGRTAAQFTVGIGAATMRRMAQASRRFLENPPPGFAEHPILTPRGCLTVADVGQEAALDRLRGHLESAGARADHLDRAGALALFPALVADKVAAGINEPDAMDIDVNGLLQGYLRQARRNGAALVNGAGVEAVRREAGRWVVSWPGGAASAPLLLNAAGAWVDPVTRLAGLAPLGIVPYRRTAFTFATPAGLDTATWPHVGNVGYQWYVKPEAGCLMGSLSEAVATEPGDAHPEDIDVAQAIYNIEQDTTFRIARPLSQWAGLRSFAADRNPVAGTRADAPGFFWLAGQGGCGILTSPAMGQAIAAIMTGGAWPDDLARAGVAPDDLSPMRPTLRAAA comes from the coding sequence ATGCAGGTGGATGTCGTCATCATCGGGGGTGGGATTGCCGGGGCCTCGGCCGCCGCCTTCCTGTCCGAACATGGCCGGGTGGCCCTGCTCGAGCGCGAGGCGCATTTCGGCTACCACAGCTCCGGCCGCACGGCGGCGCAGTTCACGGTCGGTATCGGTGCGGCCACCATGCGCCGCATGGCCCAGGCGAGCCGGCGCTTCCTGGAGAACCCGCCACCCGGTTTCGCCGAGCATCCGATCCTGACGCCGCGCGGCTGCCTGACGGTGGCCGACGTCGGCCAGGAAGCGGCCCTCGACCGGCTGCGCGGGCACCTGGAATCGGCGGGCGCGCGGGCGGACCATCTCGATCGCGCGGGCGCGCTTGCCCTGTTTCCGGCGCTCGTCGCCGACAAGGTCGCGGCCGGCATCAACGAGCCGGACGCCATGGATATCGACGTCAACGGCCTGCTCCAGGGCTATCTGCGCCAGGCGCGGCGGAACGGGGCCGCCCTGGTGAACGGTGCCGGGGTCGAGGCGGTCCGGCGGGAGGCCGGCCGCTGGGTCGTCTCCTGGCCGGGTGGAGCGGCAAGCGCGCCGCTGCTGCTCAACGCGGCCGGCGCCTGGGTCGACCCGGTCACCCGCCTGGCCGGTCTGGCGCCGCTGGGAATCGTGCCCTACCGCCGCACGGCCTTCACCTTCGCCACCCCGGCCGGGCTCGATACCGCGACCTGGCCGCATGTCGGCAATGTCGGCTACCAGTGGTACGTGAAGCCGGAGGCGGGCTGTCTGATGGGCAGCCTCAGCGAGGCGGTGGCGACCGAGCCGGGCGACGCCCATCCCGAGGATATCGACGTCGCCCAGGCGATCTACAACATCGAGCAGGACACGACCTTCCGCATCGCCCGGCCGCTCAGCCAGTGGGCCGGCCTGCGCAGCTTCGCGGCCGACCGCAACCCGGTCGCCGGCACCCGCGCGGACGCGCCGGGCTTCTTCTGGCTGGCCGGGCAGGGCGGCTGCGGCATCCTCACCTCGCCCGCCATGGGCCAGGCGATCGCCGCCATCATGACGGGCGGTGCCTGGCCCGACGACCTCGCCCGGGCGGGCGTGGCGCCGGACGACCTGTCGCCGATGCGCCCCACTCTGCGCGCGGCCGCCTGA
- a CDS encoding LysR substrate-binding domain-containing protein: MTRRLPSLNALRCFEVVADQRSIRRAALALHVSESAVSRQVRILEEQLGAALFTRTPAGLEITDAGRRLAASVREAFDHIAQAVSPFQGEREAVTVKVLPTFALRWLLPRLHGFQAQHPLIRVNVQTRLEDMAANDGDADLGIRYGAGNWPPDAVTELYAEWIQPVAAPAYLAAGHDPAELGRMTLLHPLPDRKDWLTWADKAGQPLDMRAGLDFDALDMALSAAEAGLGVAMTDVVLAQAAIAAGRLVPIGRAVPTGMSYCLVGLPEARRRRQVALFEEWLLAEIQAARTVVRSHAHPEF; this comes from the coding sequence ATGACACGCCGCCTGCCATCCCTCAACGCGCTGCGCTGCTTCGAGGTCGTGGCCGACCAGCGCAGCATCCGCCGGGCGGCGCTGGCGCTGCATGTCAGCGAGAGTGCCGTCAGCCGGCAGGTCCGCATCCTGGAGGAGCAGCTCGGAGCCGCCCTGTTCACGCGCACGCCGGCCGGGCTGGAGATCACGGATGCCGGCCGGCGCCTGGCCGCCAGCGTGCGCGAGGCCTTCGACCACATCGCCCAGGCCGTAAGCCCCTTCCAGGGCGAGCGCGAGGCCGTGACGGTGAAGGTGCTGCCGACCTTCGCGCTGCGCTGGCTGCTGCCGCGCCTGCATGGCTTCCAGGCGCAGCACCCCCTGATCCGGGTGAACGTCCAGACCCGGCTCGAGGACATGGCGGCCAATGACGGCGATGCCGACCTCGGCATCCGCTATGGCGCCGGCAATTGGCCGCCGGACGCGGTGACCGAACTCTATGCGGAATGGATCCAGCCGGTGGCCGCCCCGGCCTACCTCGCGGCCGGCCACGACCCGGCCGAGCTCGGCCGGATGACGCTGCTGCACCCGCTGCCCGACCGCAAGGACTGGCTGACCTGGGCCGACAAGGCCGGCCAGCCGCTCGACATGCGGGCCGGGCTCGATTTCGACGCGCTCGACATGGCGTTGAGCGCGGCCGAGGCGGGGCTGGGCGTCGCCATGACCGACGTCGTGCTGGCCCAGGCCGCGATCGCGGCAGGCCGGCTGGTGCCGATCGGCCGTGCGGTGCCGACCGGCATGTCCTATTGCCTGGTCGGCTTGCCCGAAGCCCGCCGTCGCCGCCAGGTGGCCTTGTTCGAGGAATGGCTGCTGGCGGAGATCCAGGCCGCCCGCACCGTCGTCCGGTCCCATGCCCATCCGGAATTCTGA
- a CDS encoding serine hydrolase domain-containing protein, with the protein MSMTAADRAALRRYYDGQLRPQEVVAAMSGPGTMFPVKTVRRGDQVRPLPAREQPFPAIAIRDRDRTFDLYDYLSVNRVGGLLVMKDGKVALEAYDLGVAPDTQWWSCSLAKSFASTLVGVALAEGHIASLDEPVTRYAAVAGPYAEVSIRQLLRMASGVGWSEEYTNPASDRRQLLERQFEWRAGAIVEHMSGRSRAAAPGSVWNYNTGESYLVSAVMEGATGMNLGDYLSSRIWSRLGMEQDATWWQESPGGMVVSGSGMTATLRDYARFGQFALDGGRIDGTPIVPEGWFAEAGAPYMAAGKSVPYGYMWWIPVLADPELEGTFQAEGIFGQFIHVNPRERLVVVVLSARSKPSMRSRLEIDDDAFFAAVSRALR; encoded by the coding sequence ATGAGCATGACTGCCGCCGACCGCGCCGCCCTGCGCCGATACTATGACGGGCAACTGCGCCCGCAGGAGGTGGTGGCGGCGATGTCCGGCCCCGGCACCATGTTCCCGGTGAAGACGGTCCGGCGCGGCGACCAAGTGCGCCCGCTGCCGGCGCGGGAGCAGCCCTTTCCGGCGATCGCCATCCGCGATCGCGACCGCACCTTCGACCTCTACGACTACCTTTCCGTCAACCGGGTGGGCGGCCTCCTGGTGATGAAGGACGGGAAAGTGGCACTCGAGGCCTACGACCTCGGCGTGGCGCCGGATACCCAATGGTGGTCCTGCTCGCTGGCCAAGTCCTTCGCCTCGACGCTGGTCGGCGTGGCCCTGGCCGAGGGCCATATCGCCAGCCTGGACGAGCCGGTGACGCGCTATGCGGCGGTCGCCGGCCCCTATGCCGAGGTCTCGATCCGCCAACTCCTGCGCATGGCGTCGGGCGTGGGGTGGAGCGAGGAATACACCAACCCGGCATCGGACCGCCGGCAGTTGCTGGAGAGGCAGTTCGAGTGGCGGGCGGGCGCCATCGTCGAGCACATGAGCGGCCGGTCGCGCGCGGCAGCACCCGGGTCGGTCTGGAACTACAACACCGGCGAATCCTACCTCGTCAGCGCGGTGATGGAGGGCGCCACGGGCATGAACCTGGGTGACTACCTGTCGTCCCGCATCTGGTCGCGGCTGGGCATGGAGCAGGACGCCACCTGGTGGCAGGAGAGCCCGGGCGGCATGGTCGTCTCCGGCAGCGGGATGACCGCCACCTTGCGCGACTATGCCCGCTTCGGCCAGTTCGCGCTGGATGGCGGGCGGATCGACGGTACGCCCATCGTGCCCGAGGGCTGGTTCGCGGAAGCCGGTGCCCCCTACATGGCCGCCGGGAAATCGGTCCCTTACGGATACATGTGGTGGATCCCCGTGCTGGCCGATCCCGAGCTCGAAGGCACCTTCCAGGCCGAGGGCATCTTCGGCCAGTTCATCCATGTGAACCCGCGCGAGCGCCTGGTGGTCGTGGTCCTGAGCGCGCGCTCCAAGCCCAGCATGCGCTCGCGGCTGGAGATCGACGACGACGCCTTCTTCGCCGCGGTGTCGCGCGCGCTGCGGTAG
- a CDS encoding MFS transporter: MASAGTGTNPTAAGPSFLSPLQSPVFRVVWLASLASNFGGLIQSVGASWMMTHIGTTEMVALVQASVSLPIMLLSLPAGALADNVDRRVLMLVAQGFMLAVSVALSIAAWLGLMTPWVLLLFTFLIGCGAALNGPAWQASVSDMVPRRDLAGAVALNSMGYNLARSVGPAIGGLIVAAAGAAAAFTVNAFSYLGLIYVLARWRPERTARTLPREGLRVAMIAGLRYAAMSGRIGSVLLRAMLFGFAASAVQALMPLLARDAVGGGPFTFGLLLGAFGAGAVGGAVASQRLRGWLSNEMIVRWSCLAFGVATVILAYSPWLAVNMLALAVTGGGWVLTLSTLNVTVQMSAPRWVAARALALYQVAAFGGMALGSWIWGVIAGAEGLSVALVIAGAVQVACVAIGLRVPLPSTAGLNLDLVNRWTEPDLAVAIQPRSGPIVVTIEYIIDERDIDEFLAAMADRRRIRRRDGARHWTLMRDLADPRLWIERYHTPTWVDYVRHNQRMTQADIAVTDHVRALHRGAERPKVHRMIERPTRPAPAHGLHPQEMPEPLTDPTRAS, from the coding sequence ATGGCATCTGCAGGAACCGGCACGAACCCGACCGCCGCAGGCCCGTCCTTCCTGTCGCCGCTGCAGAGCCCGGTCTTCCGCGTGGTCTGGCTGGCCAGCCTGGCGTCGAACTTCGGCGGGCTGATCCAGTCGGTCGGCGCTTCCTGGATGATGACGCATATCGGTACGACCGAAATGGTGGCGCTGGTGCAGGCATCGGTCTCGCTGCCGATCATGCTGCTGTCGCTGCCGGCAGGTGCCTTGGCCGACAATGTCGACCGCCGGGTGCTGATGCTGGTGGCGCAGGGCTTCATGCTGGCGGTGTCGGTGGCCCTCAGCATCGCCGCCTGGCTCGGCCTGATGACGCCCTGGGTGCTGCTGCTGTTCACCTTCCTGATCGGCTGCGGGGCGGCGCTGAACGGGCCGGCCTGGCAGGCATCGGTCAGCGACATGGTGCCCCGGCGCGACCTGGCCGGCGCGGTCGCGTTGAATTCCATGGGCTACAATCTGGCGCGCAGCGTCGGGCCGGCGATCGGCGGCCTGATCGTGGCCGCCGCCGGGGCGGCCGCTGCCTTCACCGTCAACGCCTTCAGCTATCTGGGCCTGATCTACGTCCTGGCGCGCTGGCGGCCGGAGCGCACGGCCCGCACCCTGCCGCGCGAGGGGCTGCGCGTCGCCATGATCGCCGGCCTGCGCTATGCGGCGATGTCGGGCCGCATCGGCTCGGTGCTGCTGCGGGCGATGCTGTTCGGCTTCGCGGCCAGTGCAGTGCAGGCGCTGATGCCGCTGTTGGCGCGCGACGCCGTCGGCGGCGGCCCCTTCACCTTCGGCCTGCTGCTGGGCGCGTTCGGCGCGGGTGCCGTCGGCGGCGCCGTCGCCAGCCAGCGCCTGCGGGGCTGGCTATCGAACGAGATGATCGTGCGCTGGTCGTGCCTGGCCTTCGGCGTGGCGACCGTCATCCTCGCCTACAGCCCCTGGCTGGCGGTCAACATGCTGGCGCTGGCCGTCACCGGCGGCGGCTGGGTGCTGACGCTGTCGACCCTCAACGTCACGGTGCAGATGTCGGCGCCGCGCTGGGTGGCGGCGCGCGCGCTGGCGCTCTACCAGGTGGCGGCCTTTGGCGGCATGGCGCTGGGTAGCTGGATCTGGGGCGTGATCGCGGGCGCCGAGGGGCTGTCCGTCGCCCTGGTGATCGCGGGCGCCGTGCAGGTCGCCTGCGTCGCGATCGGCCTGCGCGTGCCGCTGCCGTCGACGGCCGGCCTCAACCTCGACCTCGTCAACCGCTGGACGGAGCCGGACCTCGCGGTCGCCATCCAGCCGCGCAGCGGGCCGATCGTCGTCACCATCGAGTACATCATCGACGAGCGCGACATAGACGAGTTCCTGGCCGCCATGGCCGACCGCCGCCGCATCCGCCGGCGCGACGGCGCCCGCCACTGGACGCTGATGCGCGACCTGGCCGACCCGCGCCTGTGGATCGAGCGCTACCACACGCCAACCTGGGTCGACTATGTGCGCCACAACCAGCGCATGACCCAGGCCGACATCGCCGTCACCGACCATGTCCGCGCGCTGCATCGCGGCGCCGAACGGCCGAAGGTCCACCGCATGATCGAGCGGCCGACGCGGCCCGCGCCCGCCCACGGCCTGCACCCGCAGGAGATGCCGGAGCCCCTGACCGATCCGACGCGGGCGTCCTGA
- a CDS encoding extracellular solute-binding protein — MLAKWTTAACLLVSAFGVAGPAHAQKQFSGITLNVNGYGGAYDDILKETVAKPLKEKFGLEVVYQPSGSTSATARLLASRNDPPYDILMADSPAMPGLIEAGVLEEITAAEVPATARVFPQLREFGNYGLPFSIASVALVSNRNLVKTPPKSIKDLARPEYKGKVALISLESSGGILSLMAMAESAGGGVNDADPGFKVLQTIKPNLLSAFGATVPQLQAFQQEEAAVGIFWNGRIYELQTKGAPVDLIVPEEGIYSLSSYVNAVKGSKHRAAQMAYLEQALSDEAIAALAIKFTYGPTTPVKLPDEIAGKVITYGPEGLKKVKTLDWAAVAKNRGAWVTQWNKEMR; from the coding sequence ATGCTCGCGAAGTGGACGACGGCAGCGTGCCTGCTGGTTTCGGCATTCGGCGTGGCCGGCCCGGCCCACGCCCAGAAGCAGTTCTCCGGCATCACGCTCAACGTCAACGGCTATGGCGGCGCCTATGACGACATCCTGAAGGAGACGGTGGCCAAGCCGCTGAAGGAGAAGTTCGGGCTGGAGGTCGTCTACCAGCCGTCGGGCTCGACCTCGGCCACGGCCCGCCTGCTGGCCTCGCGCAACGACCCGCCCTACGACATCCTGATGGCCGACAGCCCGGCGATGCCGGGCCTGATCGAGGCCGGCGTGCTGGAGGAAATCACGGCGGCCGAAGTGCCGGCCACGGCGCGCGTGTTCCCGCAGCTCCGCGAGTTCGGCAATTACGGCCTGCCGTTCTCGATCGCGTCCGTGGCGCTGGTGTCGAACCGCAACCTGGTGAAGACCCCGCCCAAGTCGATCAAGGACCTGGCCCGGCCCGAATACAAGGGCAAGGTGGCGCTCATCAGCCTGGAATCCTCGGGCGGCATCCTGTCGCTGATGGCGATGGCGGAATCGGCCGGCGGCGGCGTCAACGACGCCGACCCGGGCTTCAAGGTCCTCCAGACGATCAAGCCGAACCTGCTGTCGGCCTTCGGCGCCACGGTGCCGCAACTCCAGGCGTTCCAGCAGGAAGAGGCCGCCGTCGGCATCTTCTGGAACGGCCGCATCTACGAGCTGCAGACCAAGGGCGCGCCGGTCGACCTGATCGTGCCGGAGGAGGGGATCTACTCGCTCTCGTCCTACGTCAACGCGGTGAAGGGCTCCAAGCATCGCGCGGCCCAGATGGCCTATCTGGAACAGGCCCTGTCCGACGAGGCGATCGCGGCACTGGCGATCAAGTTCACCTACGGCCCGACGACGCCGGTGAAGCTGCCCGACGAGATCGCCGGCAAGGTCATCACCTATGGTCCGGAAGGGCTGAAGAAGGTGAAGACGCTCGACTGGGCGGCGGTTGCCAAGAACCGCGGCGCCTGGGTCACCCAGTGGAACAAGGAAATGCGCTGA
- a CDS encoding ABC transporter permease produces MDDTRLDGRRPFLLLPALAVVLVVLGLPVAMLLRMSLVPTEGPIYSGGWSARHYEMFFGDPFFSGVLLETVAYGLAVAIGTAIVGFPLAYSLARGSERTRRLRFVILILPLSLSLVVNVFGWMVILGRAGFVNSILLWLGLIDRPIQLLFDRPAVLVVLAHSFLPFQVLSIMSVVVQIDPVLEQAAASLRASRFTTFRRVILPLAWPGILAGSTIVFMLTISAFVTPRFIGGTRVPMLGSLILEQVLSVLNWPFAAAMSMLLLTIALVVAALAGRLGRRGARR; encoded by the coding sequence ATGGACGACACGCGCCTCGACGGCCGGCGGCCCTTCCTCCTGCTTCCCGCCCTGGCGGTGGTGCTGGTGGTGCTGGGCCTGCCGGTCGCCATGCTGCTGCGCATGAGCCTGGTGCCGACCGAGGGGCCGATCTATTCGGGCGGCTGGTCGGCCCGGCACTACGAGATGTTCTTCGGCGATCCCTTCTTCTCGGGCGTGCTGCTCGAGACCGTGGCCTACGGGCTGGCGGTGGCGATCGGCACCGCCATCGTCGGCTTCCCGCTCGCCTATTCGCTGGCGCGCGGGTCGGAACGCACCCGGCGCCTGCGCTTCGTGATCCTGATCCTGCCGCTGTCGCTGAGCCTCGTCGTCAACGTCTTCGGCTGGATGGTCATCCTCGGCCGGGCGGGCTTCGTGAACAGCATCCTGCTGTGGCTGGGCCTCATCGACCGGCCCATCCAGCTCCTGTTCGACCGGCCGGCCGTCCTGGTGGTGCTGGCCCACAGCTTCCTGCCGTTCCAGGTGCTGTCGATCATGAGCGTGGTCGTGCAGATCGACCCCGTGCTGGAGCAGGCCGCCGCCAGCCTGCGCGCCTCGCGCTTCACCACCTTTCGCCGGGTCATCCTGCCGCTCGCCTGGCCCGGCATCCTGGCCGGCTCCACCATCGTCTTCATGCTGACGATCTCGGCCTTCGTCACGCCGCGCTTCATCGGCGGCACGCGGGTGCCGATGCTGGGCAGCCTGATCCTGGAACAGGTGCTGAGCGTGCTGAACTGGCCCTTCGCGGCCGCCATGTCGATGCTGCTGCTGACGATCGCGCTGGTGGTGGCGGCCCTGGCGGGACGCCTGGGGCGGCGGGGGGCGCGGAGATGA
- a CDS encoding ABC transporter permease, which translates to MTARIRLPRPAVVASAVFNAVCYLFLALPAVVVVAASFSSASMLSFPPRGFTLSWYAKTLADPAFMSALRVSVELAFLSTGLALALGLPAGYALARYRFRGRELAQSILMSPLVVPAVVFAIGLLQLLTVIGLARSMVGLVVGHVVITLPYVVRNMTAAFVLFDPSLEQAARNLRATPFQVIRRVTLPVMLPSVLSSAVFAFVTSFGNLTVSIFLGGPGHTTLPVQIFAYVDQSLDPMVAAVSTIVILITLAVVFLVERLVGLQRIV; encoded by the coding sequence ATGACGGCCCGCATCCGCCTGCCGCGGCCTGCCGTGGTCGCCTCGGCCGTCTTCAACGCCGTCTGCTACCTCTTCCTGGCCCTGCCGGCGGTGGTGGTGGTGGCCGCTTCCTTCAGCTCGGCCAGCATGCTGAGCTTCCCGCCGCGCGGCTTCACGCTCTCCTGGTACGCCAAGACCCTGGCCGACCCGGCCTTCATGTCCGCCCTGCGCGTCAGCGTCGAGCTGGCCTTTCTCTCGACCGGGCTGGCGCTGGCGCTGGGCCTGCCGGCCGGCTACGCCCTGGCGCGCTATCGCTTCCGCGGGCGGGAACTGGCGCAGTCGATCCTGATGTCGCCCCTGGTGGTGCCGGCCGTCGTTTTCGCGATCGGGCTCCTGCAACTCCTGACGGTGATCGGCCTGGCGCGCTCCATGGTCGGCCTCGTCGTCGGTCACGTCGTCATCACGCTGCCCTATGTCGTGCGCAACATGACGGCCGCCTTCGTCCTGTTCGACCCCTCGCTGGAGCAGGCAGCGCGCAACCTGCGGGCGACCCCTTTCCAGGTCATCCGCCGGGTCACCCTGCCGGTGATGCTGCCCAGCGTGCTGTCGTCGGCCGTCTTCGCCTTCGTCACCTCGTTCGGCAACCTCACCGTCTCGATCTTCCTGGGCGGGCCCGGCCACACCACCCTGCCGGTGCAGATCTTCGCCTATGTCGACCAGTCGCTCGACCCGATGGTGGCGGCGGTGTCGACCATCGTCATCCTCATCACCCTGGCCGTCGTCTTCCTGGTGGAACGCCTGGTCGGCCTGCAGCGCATCGTCTAG
- a CDS encoding ABC transporter ATP-binding protein has product MRTSDTIVRLDRLQKRYGTVVAVEEMSLAVPRGELLCLLGPSGCGKTTTLKMIAGFVPPSGGRILIDESDVTGVPAHRRDTGMVFQNYALFPHLTVAENIAFAPRNVGMKRDETRRRVDELLELVQLGGLARRYPAELSGGQQQRVALARALALRPAVLLLDEPLSNLDARLRMQMRDELRGLVSRLGTTTLLVTHDQEEALAMADRIVVMNKGAVEQIGSPDEIYERPTSRFVAEFIGRCNLLPVRPGNGGVVLADGTGIAIDGPVPADAGLLAVRPEHVTLAVPGSTALVGRVIRAVYHGAVTHLYLDAAGTEILADIPSAAARSVPTGTAVGIVFDPGHIRILP; this is encoded by the coding sequence ATGAGGACCAGCGATACCATCGTCCGGCTCGACCGGCTGCAGAAGCGCTACGGCACCGTCGTCGCGGTGGAGGAGATGTCGCTGGCCGTGCCGCGCGGCGAGCTCTTGTGCCTGCTCGGCCCCAGCGGCTGCGGCAAGACCACGACCTTGAAGATGATCGCGGGCTTCGTGCCGCCCAGCGGCGGTCGCATCCTGATCGACGAGTCCGACGTGACCGGCGTGCCGGCGCACCGCCGCGACACCGGCATGGTGTTCCAGAACTACGCGCTCTTCCCGCACCTGACGGTGGCCGAGAATATCGCGTTTGCGCCGCGCAACGTCGGCATGAAGCGCGACGAAACCAGGCGCCGGGTGGACGAGTTGCTGGAGCTGGTGCAGTTGGGCGGCCTAGCCCGCCGCTACCCGGCCGAGCTGTCGGGCGGCCAGCAGCAGCGGGTGGCACTGGCCCGCGCGCTGGCGCTGCGCCCGGCCGTCCTGCTGCTGGACGAGCCCTTGTCCAACCTCGATGCCCGCCTGCGCATGCAGATGCGCGACGAGCTGCGCGGCCTCGTCTCGCGGCTCGGCACCACCACCCTCCTGGTCACCCACGACCAGGAGGAGGCGCTGGCCATGGCCGACCGCATCGTCGTCATGAACAAGGGCGCGGTCGAGCAGATCGGCAGCCCGGACGAGATCTACGAACGCCCCACCAGCCGCTTCGTCGCGGAATTCATCGGCCGCTGCAACCTGCTGCCGGTGCGGCCCGGCAATGGCGGCGTGGTGCTGGCCGACGGCACCGGCATCGCCATCGACGGGCCGGTGCCGGCCGATGCCGGCCTGCTGGCGGTGCGGCCCGAGCATGTGACGCTGGCCGTTCCGGGCTCGACCGCGCTGGTCGGCCGCGTCATCCGTGCCGTCTACCACGGCGCCGTCACGCACCTGTACCTCGACGCCGCCGGCACCGAGATCCTGGCCGACATCCCGAGCGCAGCCGCCCGAAGCGTGCCGACCGGCACCGCCGTCGGCATCGTGTTCGACCCCGGCCACATCCGCATCCTGCCCTGA
- a CDS encoding M24 family metallopeptidase → MDHPFTREEFAARIRAVQTRMAEEGIDVLLVAEPSNFYYLTGYNAWSFYTPQALLLSVDSDTPIWCGRMMDAQSARRTTYLPDANIRPYPDSYVQAPDRHPMQIVAGIIEKEGWANRTIGIEMDAYFYTAHSHAWLVRSLPNAKLVDAGLLVGWVRVVKSPQELTYLREAGEIVERMMDRAFEMIAPGVRECDLAGALYEAQMRGTERFGGIHTTSPPFLGIGKRIAEPHPVWSDDPIQPNSPINIEIAGCRLRYHGPMSRTIYLGRPPQAYLDLAEGVVEGLNLALDAVKPGVTCEAIEAVWRKSIAKRGIEKESRIGYSIGIGFPPTWGERTASLRPGDLTVLQPGMAFHMMTGIWQQDTGVTITQGFYVTETGHHALTRSPRALLVKD, encoded by the coding sequence ATGGACCATCCCTTCACCCGCGAGGAGTTCGCGGCCCGCATCCGCGCCGTCCAGACCCGCATGGCCGAGGAGGGCATCGACGTCCTGCTCGTGGCCGAGCCGTCGAACTTCTACTACCTGACCGGCTACAATGCCTGGTCGTTCTATACCCCGCAGGCGCTGCTGCTCAGCGTCGATTCCGACACGCCGATCTGGTGCGGCCGGATGATGGACGCGCAGTCCGCGCGGCGGACCACCTACCTGCCGGATGCCAACATCCGCCCCTATCCCGATAGCTACGTGCAGGCGCCCGACCGCCACCCGATGCAGATCGTGGCCGGCATCATCGAGAAGGAAGGCTGGGCCAACCGCACCATCGGCATCGAGATGGATGCCTATTTCTACACCGCCCACTCCCATGCCTGGCTGGTGCGCTCGCTGCCGAATGCCAAGCTGGTCGATGCCGGCCTGCTGGTCGGCTGGGTGCGCGTGGTGAAGAGCCCGCAGGAACTGACCTACCTGCGCGAGGCGGGCGAGATCGTCGAGCGCATGATGGACCGCGCCTTCGAGATGATCGCGCCCGGCGTGCGCGAGTGCGACCTGGCCGGCGCCCTCTACGAGGCGCAAATGCGCGGGACCGAGCGCTTCGGCGGCATCCACACCACCAGCCCGCCGTTCCTGGGCATCGGCAAGCGCATCGCCGAGCCGCACCCGGTGTGGAGCGACGACCCGATCCAGCCGAACTCGCCGATCAACATCGAGATCGCCGGCTGCCGCCTGCGCTATCACGGCCCGATGAGCCGGACGATCTATCTCGGCCGGCCACCGCAGGCCTATCTCGACCTGGCCGAGGGCGTGGTCGAGGGGCTGAACCTGGCGCTGGACGCGGTCAAGCCCGGCGTCACGTGCGAGGCGATCGAGGCGGTGTGGCGCAAGTCTATCGCCAAGCGCGGCATCGAGAAGGAATCGCGCATCGGCTATTCCATCGGCATCGGTTTCCCGCCCACCTGGGGCGAGCGCACCGCCAGCCTGCGGCCGGGCGACCTGACCGTCTTGCAGCCGGGCATGGCCTTCCACATGATGACCGGCATCTGGCAGCAGGACACCGGCGTCACCATCACCCAGGGCTTCTACGTCACCGAGACCGGCCACCACGCGCTGACCCGTTCGCCGCGCGCCCTGCTGGTCAAGGACTGA